GGCAAGCTAGATAGCTTATGGCAATTGGTAATACTGAGCTTCTTTAGGCGGATAAGATCACAGATCTTGACAGGCAATTCCACCAAATCATCGCAGTAGTCAATGTTCAATTCCACTAGATTTGGAAATGCCTCTAAGATTTGGATGGAAGAGTTGCTAAAAGTTTGACCGATGCTGCACATGAATAAAGATATCTTCTGCAGACTCTTCAACTGCATGGAGTTCTTCCTTATGGAAGGAATTGAAATGCGTTCTAATCTTATTCTCTTCAGATTAGCCAAAGAACCCAAAAGCTTGAAATTACTCAAGTCAGCTTGTAAGACACCATAATTTGTGACTATTAGAACCTTCAACTTGGACATTTTCTTCACGAACTTTGGCAGACCATAGTTCTCTGTCTGAAAATTAAGAACTAGAACCTCAGCCTTTGGTAGATGCATGTCGTGCCACTTTTCTGAGGACAATCCATCTGCAAACCATATGCTATATGATGTGAGTGTGGGAAGAAATTAATGTGAAATTCCTATATTCAAGCCTTAGTGTttacatgtgtgtgtgtttgtcaTATGCATTTGGTAAAGGAGGAGAGATGGGACAACCAGTTGAGATAGATAATGAGCGGGTCTTCTTGGGTTTATTCTTCTGTTCTGTCCACCACTTAGGGAGATTGTCACTACAAATATCTATAATCagccttttttcctttcctattTCATCTTGACCAATCTGATGGATAGCTAGATTTCTAAGCATATCATGCTGGGTAACAAAGTGTTCACTGTAATAGCCATCGATCTCCGTCTTCCCATTCCTGGTTAAGatcataaatattttcttaGCTTAGtcataaatattaaaagaaaaggtaaGGTGAGAAAAGATATCAAAGACGAGATACAAGCTTGCATATACCTTGTGACTAGATTCGCCAAATTACGATTGGTAAGCTCGTGGATGTTCGTAATGGACCAAGAATCCTTATCCAGTCCATATAATTCTGCCCACATATCAATGAGAGCAACAGCAGGGATACTTCGGTGTTCAGGAAATAAAGCAAGGTCAATGAAGCATTCCTTAATGATAGGCATTCGTTCATGCATTTGTTCATCCAAGGCATCTAAGCTACTTTGGAGGCAAGCAAGCAAATAATCCTCAGAATCAAGAATAGAAGAGCCTTTAGACAATTCCGCTACTCTTTTCTCCCAGATCTCTGTAGGCTGCTCGCAAACTGATCTTCCGATCGTTGTAATGGCAAGTGGAAATCCCTTACAGTGCTGTACTATCTGGAGTTAAATTGTCCCAAATGAAGTCAATTACTATTTGAGTTGCTCATCGAAAATTGAACTTCTTCCAAATCATATCAATTGTTTGGTTAACCGGCTATCTGCTTCTCCTTATTCTTATCTTCAATTTAGTTTATAAGTAAAGTAGGCATAAAGGTATATGCATTTTCAGATATCGTAATGTGTTTACTTGCGTGTATGGACGATTCACATAGAAAATGAAGGTTATTTGTCTCCTTTTTTTGATAGGCACAATAAACACAAATTATGTTTTGAAATGCAAACAAGAAATTACCTGTTCCGCTAGATTGTCTGGTATATAAGAGCTCCTATCAGACCGGGATGCTGAATGACGAAAAAGTGTCATTGCATCTCCTGGTTCCAATGTTCCTAAAAGATATGCAGGACCAAATCTTGGAAATTGAACTCTTGATGTCACCAAAATGTTGTGATTTGGTCTTTTGAATTCATCAAGCTTATCAAGAAGGGAGTCTGATCCCGGCGTCACGTCATCCAGGACCAAAAGTAGGGGATCTTGTCCTGTTGTATTCAGAAATTCTTGCAGCCAGTTAAATGCAATTGCTTCTTCTTGGAAAGAAGGTACCAGGGATCCGGTTTTTCGACATAGTTCTTGTAAAACAAGGCAGTTGGACTTCTTTGAAACAATGACGAAAAAGAGATTGCCTTTGAATTTTTCTGTCCAAGTAGAACAAAAGAAAGCAGTCACCAAGGGGTCATTTAAATCTGTCTACAATTGTACAAATTCTTTCTTCAACACATTCTAAATTCTAGATGGTATAGAACGTTTCAATTTCATGAATAATTCACCAAttagtataaaaataaatagaaattgatATACTTCTGTACCATATATACCTTTGACTTTCTGATCTTTGCAAATCTTTTGTGCCAGTGTGGTTTTCCCGCATCCTCCAAGACCAGTCACCACAAGCATTGATGCCTCGTCTTTAAGAAGCTCCATCTTCAACTCCTCCACATGCACATCCAATCCAACAGTAAAGGGTGGAGGCTCAGGTATTGCACACCAAccttgattttgattttgatattgtGCCACAATATTCGCATCGATTTGGTTCAATGTTGTAGCCATATCGATTACCCGAGCCCTCGTATCACTTATTATGTGCACTGTCAGTACACTTAACAGTGTATTGAGAGATGCATTCAATGCAACAAGTTTGCTGGTGTAAATAGGCTTTTTGAAAGCGTTTAACTTCCATGGACGAACCT
Above is a genomic segment from Prunus dulcis chromosome 7, ALMONDv2, whole genome shotgun sequence containing:
- the LOC117635427 gene encoding probable disease resistance protein At5g66890, which encodes MKKGVELVDKCSKVRPWKLNAFKKPIYTSKLVALNASLNTLLSVLTVHIISDTRARVIDMATTLNQIDANIVAQYQNQNQGWCAIPEPPPFTVGLDVHVEELKMELLKDEASMLVVTGLGGCGKTTLAQKICKDQKVKEKFKGNLFFVIVSKKSNCLVLQELCRKTGSLVPSFQEEAIAFNWLQEFLNTTGQDPLLLVLDDVTPGSDSLLDKLDEFKRPNHNILVTSRVQFPRFGPAYLLGTLEPGDAMTLFRHSASRSDRSSYIPDNLAEQIVQHCKGFPLAITTIGRSVCEQPTEIWEKRVAELSKGSSILDSEDYLLACLQSSLDALDEQMHERMPIIKECFIDLALFPEHRSIPAVALIDMWAELYGLDKDSWSITNIHELTNRNLANLVTRNGKTEIDGYYSEHFVTQHDMLRNLAIHQIGQDEIGKEKRLIIDICSDNLPKWWTEQKNKPKKTRSLSISTDGLSSEKWHDMHLPKAEVLVLNFQTENYGLPKFVKKMSKLKVLIVTNYGVLQADLSNFKLLGSLANLKRIRLERISIPSIRKNSMQLKSLQKISLFMCSIGQTFSNSSIQILEAFPNLVELNIDYCDDLVELPVKICDLIRLKKLSITNCHKLSSLPEEIGKLEGLEVLRLRSCTDLVKLPGSIKDLTKLHLLDIYKCFSIKELPEDIGEMSGLEKINIGQCSRLQELPVSVLNLGELREVICDEYTENLWGEPFKSNLTKTKISVVKEDFNLNWLHNL